A single region of the Streptomyces diastaticus subsp. diastaticus genome encodes:
- a CDS encoding ATP-binding protein: MPQPTLQELIRRRRQGAFVGRERELELFARNLDGTPTDPTHRFLFHVHGVGGVGKSTLVREWERLAAGRGALTAYVDDSAHSVPEVMAVIAEQFARQGRPLKALEKRLEAHRRRVHEALAVGGAEADGGQGAAEGASAVSSAVVRAGLVGVGMVPGVGAFAPVVDGERLARGADRFAASLSARFRDQEDVRLVLDPVRALSPVLLTELGRVAEEVPWTALFFDTYENTAPFLDGWLRDLTTTDRYGAAPGNLVLTLAGRHRPDRVLWGGQAELVAHLPLEPLTEDESRRLLATRGVEDASAQRAVWEGSAGLPVLVSALADHPGDTLLAGATAVDRFLGRALPPREREAALACALPRTLDEDVCAAATGEDDDPAALFAALTALPFVSGHEGAPRYHDLVRAPMLHLRRTTAPTRWRAAHLRLAALHEQRYEELGGTDESDAADPARLHARLEAAYHRLCAQPAATLPQLLAQGPRAARLGAAFARRWARTLADAGRDNGDEATRRWGTECLAVLDEDDGPAGRARLAGLLVDRPGADEAARVEALHARAALHCEAREYAEALADHDRLDALRPGDWRTAVERGVAHRRAGNYVQALSHLDEAEARLAAAPDPGDDPAPAARIAREQGETRRHLGLFDQALDLLGRALALAPGDPSALVSRAAAHLSLGRHHEAVADLDHALARRPDHLWALLKRARAHDSLGDRRAAFADLDRAADLTMDSAAVIGERGEIHRRAGEYAEALAAFDAAVAADPDYLWAYGSRALAHHALGDFTAAVADLRHALARKPDYLWARLRLAEFRHEQGDCDAEFAEYDEAVTATTGRLARPYVLRGRAHAEHGRFARARADGEEALRIEPEDERVRELVAQWSARASRGDAAPQPPSPRRGEASWGHGGTSAGP, encoded by the coding sequence ATGCCCCAGCCCACCCTCCAGGAGCTGATCCGGCGTCGCAGACAAGGGGCGTTCGTCGGGCGGGAGCGGGAACTCGAACTGTTCGCACGGAATCTGGACGGGACCCCGACCGACCCCACCCACCGGTTCCTGTTCCATGTGCACGGGGTCGGCGGGGTGGGGAAGTCGACCCTGGTGCGCGAGTGGGAACGGCTCGCGGCGGGGCGGGGCGCGCTGACGGCGTACGTGGACGACTCGGCGCACAGCGTGCCCGAGGTCATGGCGGTGATCGCGGAGCAGTTCGCGCGGCAGGGACGGCCGCTGAAGGCGTTGGAGAAGCGGCTGGAGGCGCACCGGCGGCGCGTGCACGAGGCGTTGGCGGTGGGCGGGGCGGAGGCGGACGGCGGCCAGGGGGCCGCCGAAGGCGCCTCGGCGGTCAGTTCGGCGGTGGTGCGGGCGGGGCTGGTCGGGGTCGGGATGGTGCCGGGCGTGGGGGCGTTCGCCCCGGTGGTGGACGGCGAGCGACTGGCGCGGGGCGCCGACCGGTTCGCCGCCTCGCTCAGCGCCCGCTTCCGCGACCAGGAGGACGTACGGCTCGTACTCGACCCGGTGCGGGCGCTGAGTCCGGTGCTCCTCACCGAGCTGGGCCGGGTGGCCGAGGAGGTGCCGTGGACCGCCCTGTTCTTCGACACGTACGAGAACACCGCCCCGTTCCTCGACGGCTGGCTGCGGGACCTCACCACCACCGACCGGTACGGAGCGGCGCCGGGCAATCTCGTGCTGACCCTCGCCGGGCGTCACCGGCCCGACCGGGTCCTGTGGGGCGGCCAGGCCGAACTCGTCGCCCACCTGCCCCTCGAACCGCTCACCGAGGACGAGTCGCGGCGCCTGCTCGCCACTCGGGGCGTCGAGGACGCGTCGGCCCAGCGCGCCGTCTGGGAGGGGTCGGCCGGGCTGCCCGTCCTCGTCTCCGCCCTGGCCGACCACCCGGGGGACACCCTGCTCGCCGGGGCCACCGCCGTCGACCGCTTCCTCGGCCGCGCGCTCCCGCCCCGGGAACGCGAGGCCGCCCTCGCCTGCGCCCTGCCGCGCACCCTCGACGAGGACGTCTGCGCAGCCGCCACCGGAGAAGACGACGACCCGGCCGCCCTCTTCGCCGCCCTGACGGCGCTGCCGTTCGTCTCCGGCCACGAGGGCGCCCCGCGCTACCACGACCTGGTCCGCGCCCCCATGCTGCACCTGCGCCGCACCACCGCGCCCACCCGCTGGCGCGCCGCCCACCTGCGCCTGGCCGCCCTCCACGAACAGCGCTACGAGGAACTGGGCGGGACGGACGAGAGCGACGCGGCCGACCCGGCCCGGCTGCACGCCCGCCTGGAAGCCGCCTATCACCGGCTCTGCGCGCAACCCGCCGCCACCCTGCCGCAGTTGCTCGCCCAGGGCCCGAGAGCCGCCCGCCTCGGCGCCGCCTTCGCCCGCCGCTGGGCCCGCACCCTCGCCGACGCGGGCCGGGACAACGGCGACGAGGCCACCCGACGCTGGGGCACGGAGTGCCTCGCCGTGCTGGACGAGGACGACGGGCCCGCGGGCCGGGCCCGCCTCGCCGGGCTGCTGGTCGACCGGCCCGGTGCCGACGAGGCGGCGCGCGTCGAGGCGCTGCACGCGCGGGCGGCCCTGCACTGCGAGGCCCGCGAGTACGCCGAGGCGCTCGCCGACCACGACCGGCTGGACGCCCTGCGCCCCGGCGACTGGCGGACCGCCGTCGAACGCGGCGTCGCCCACCGCCGGGCCGGGAACTACGTCCAGGCACTCAGCCACCTCGACGAGGCCGAGGCCCGCCTCGCCGCCGCCCCCGACCCCGGGGACGATCCCGCGCCGGCGGCCCGCATCGCCCGCGAACAGGGGGAGACCCGGCGCCACCTCGGCCTGTTCGACCAGGCCCTGGACCTGCTGGGCCGGGCCCTCGCACTGGCCCCCGGCGACCCCTCCGCGCTGGTCTCACGCGCCGCCGCCCACCTCTCCCTGGGCCGGCACCACGAGGCGGTCGCCGACCTCGACCACGCGCTCGCCCGCCGCCCCGACCACCTCTGGGCCCTGCTGAAGCGGGCCCGCGCGCACGACTCCCTGGGCGACCGCCGGGCGGCCTTCGCCGACCTCGACCGCGCCGCCGACCTCACCATGGACTCCGCCGCCGTCATCGGTGAACGGGGCGAGATCCACCGCAGGGCCGGCGAGTACGCCGAGGCCCTGGCCGCCTTCGACGCGGCCGTCGCCGCCGACCCCGACTACCTCTGGGCGTACGGCAGCCGCGCCCTGGCCCACCACGCGCTGGGCGACTTCACCGCCGCTGTCGCCGACCTCCGCCACGCGCTCGCCCGCAAGCCCGACTACCTCTGGGCGCGGCTGCGGCTCGCCGAGTTCCGCCACGAACAGGGTGACTGCGACGCCGAGTTCGCCGAGTACGACGAGGCCGTGACCGCCACGACGGGCCGTCTGGCGCGGCCGTACGTGCTGCGGGGCCGGGCCCACGCCGAGCACGGCCGGTTCGCGCGGGCGCGGGCGGACGGGGAGGAGGCACTGCGGATCGAGCCGGAGGACGAGCGGGTCCGCGAACTGGTCGCGCAATGGAGTGCCCGGGCGTCCCGGGGCGACGCGGCCCCGCAGCCGCCCTCCCCGCGGCGGGGCGAGGCTTCGTGGGGGCACGGCGGCACCAGCGCGGGCCCGTGA
- a CDS encoding helix-turn-helix domain-containing protein produces MPARKSTGTADAKQVLVKELQRLREASGFSYRELAELTNYDASYLQRLHTGESNGSPEALAALDNVYSTGHLRGLWELSKSAGFTKYFRKFATLEAQAISRADYHASLIPGILQTAAYARELLRTHPHRSDEEAEAMVELRMERQANLFGAEAIIARIVIDELALLRPLGDSAAWADQLDHLMDCAQRPNLTLQILPSNAGAHYLVGGGVSLLWLPAGKCVAQMEGTSTGQLVDDPLDIEVTRLGYDQIRDRSLSPVESLNVLKKLREGTPRCNEV; encoded by the coding sequence ATGCCCGCACGGAAGTCCACGGGGACGGCCGACGCGAAGCAGGTGCTGGTGAAGGAGCTTCAGCGTTTGCGCGAGGCGTCCGGGTTCTCCTACCGGGAGCTGGCAGAGCTGACCAACTACGACGCGAGCTACCTGCAACGCCTGCACACCGGCGAGTCCAACGGCTCGCCTGAAGCCCTGGCAGCGCTCGACAACGTCTACTCGACGGGCCACTTGCGGGGATTGTGGGAACTGTCGAAAAGTGCAGGCTTCACCAAGTACTTCCGGAAGTTCGCCACGCTGGAAGCGCAGGCGATCTCTCGCGCCGACTACCACGCTTCCCTCATCCCCGGCATCCTCCAGACGGCCGCCTACGCTCGCGAGCTGTTGCGGACGCATCCGCACCGTTCAGACGAGGAAGCAGAAGCCATGGTGGAGCTTCGTATGGAGCGGCAGGCCAACCTGTTCGGGGCAGAGGCCATCATTGCTCGGATCGTCATCGATGAATTGGCGCTGCTCCGCCCGCTTGGCGACAGCGCAGCGTGGGCCGACCAGCTGGACCACCTGATGGACTGTGCCCAAAGGCCGAATCTCACGTTGCAGATCCTTCCGAGCAACGCAGGTGCGCACTACCTGGTCGGCGGTGGCGTATCCCTGCTCTGGCTTCCCGCGGGGAAGTGTGTCGCTCAGATGGAGGGCACCAGCACTGGCCAACTGGTGGATGATCCGCTCGACATCGAAGTCACGAGGCTGGGTTACGATCAGATTCGGGACCGCTCCCTGTCTCCAGTCGAGTCCCTGAACGTGCTCAAGAAACTGAGAGAGGGCACTCCACGATGCAACGAGGTCTGA
- a CDS encoding DUF397 domain-containing protein yields MQRGLRPHYVWRKSSFSGTDSNGCLEVSDGHVGVVPVRDSKLAGAGPVLHITRPAWAAFVRMAKAGV; encoded by the coding sequence ATGCAACGAGGTCTGAGGCCGCACTACGTCTGGCGGAAGTCCTCGTTCTCGGGAACAGACAGCAACGGGTGCCTGGAAGTCTCCGACGGCCACGTCGGCGTCGTCCCCGTACGTGACTCCAAGCTCGCGGGCGCCGGCCCCGTCCTCCACATCACCCGCCCGGCCTGGGCAGCGTTCGTGAGGATGGCCAAGGCCGGGGTGTAG
- a CDS encoding DUF397 domain-containing protein gives MAIHQGATTDWTKSSYSTGNGACVEVKSPVVASIAVRDSKVAQGPAIGFAASSWNAFVGGVGRGTFDLV, from the coding sequence ATGGCTATTCACCAGGGTGCGACCACCGACTGGACCAAGTCTTCCTACTCCACCGGCAACGGCGCCTGCGTCGAGGTGAAGTCCCCCGTCGTGGCGTCCATCGCCGTGCGCGACTCGAAGGTCGCCCAGGGCCCGGCGATCGGCTTCGCCGCGAGCTCCTGGAACGCCTTCGTCGGCGGGGTCGGCCGGGGCACCTTCGACCTGGTGTGA
- a CDS encoding SpoIIE family protein phosphatase, protein MAQDSGPGSGGSAGAVPPAQEAARLLALEQAGLSSAPDEGMDRFARLAAGIADVPVALVCVAGAEHLSFPGLAGLGAPWSKLRKTGLCAEVVSAGRLVVPDARTDPRTRDEAVIDELSVAGYAGLPLVDDDGVVLGSLCAIDHRPHEWPDHVVDALTDLAEACAAEIRLRIVTRRVEEARGETAALLARSDLVRRASEVLADTTGVDQVRHQVGELITGDLQASFAGISLEQERTPWDATEGRWPDGTVQDLAVDPVVTPWPTGRAAREKRTVTVHGAEAVRVGYGAEAADRWERLGFASMVCVPLTGTRRVIGALAVAWRRAHEPDLGELAVLTATAAYAARALERALFIDERIDVARQLQDAMLTELPQVEGLELAGLYRPAAARDRVGGDWYDAYGLLPAEGASGGPTLAATIGDITGHDIRAATLMGQARSMLRQADHDHPGLGPAAAVEALHHSTTTLDLGLTGTLVHAHLTPRTHGGWELLWTNAGHPPPLLAVPGTPCRLLTGHDMMLYPGLDEGWHEHRQPLPPGSTLLLYTDGLVERRGEDIEAGVERLGAFLTEGADLPLERLTGELTHRMAGEEPGDDVALLALRVPLDAPAPPDPAGGNPVDPRGPAA, encoded by the coding sequence ATGGCACAGGACAGCGGACCCGGTTCCGGCGGCTCGGCGGGCGCCGTCCCGCCGGCCCAGGAGGCCGCGCGGCTGCTCGCGCTGGAGCAGGCGGGGCTCTCCTCTGCCCCCGACGAAGGCATGGACCGTTTCGCCCGGCTGGCGGCCGGGATCGCGGACGTGCCGGTGGCGCTGGTCTGCGTGGCCGGTGCCGAGCACCTCTCCTTCCCCGGGCTGGCCGGTCTGGGGGCTCCCTGGTCGAAGCTGCGCAAGACGGGACTGTGTGCCGAGGTCGTGTCGGCGGGGCGACTGGTCGTGCCGGACGCGCGGACCGATCCGCGTACCCGGGACGAGGCGGTGATCGACGAGCTGTCGGTCGCGGGGTACGCCGGGCTGCCGCTGGTGGACGACGACGGGGTGGTGCTCGGCTCGCTCTGCGCCATCGACCACCGTCCCCACGAGTGGCCGGACCATGTCGTCGACGCCCTGACCGATCTGGCCGAGGCGTGCGCGGCGGAGATCCGGCTGCGGATCGTGACCCGGCGCGTCGAGGAGGCGCGCGGCGAGACGGCGGCGCTGCTGGCCCGCTCCGACCTGGTCCGGCGGGCCTCCGAGGTGCTGGCCGACACCACCGGCGTCGACCAGGTGCGTCACCAGGTCGGCGAGCTGATCACCGGCGATCTCCAGGCGTCCTTCGCCGGTATCAGCCTGGAGCAGGAGCGCACCCCCTGGGACGCCACCGAGGGCCGCTGGCCCGACGGTACGGTGCAGGACCTGGCGGTGGACCCGGTCGTCACCCCGTGGCCGACGGGCCGGGCCGCCCGCGAGAAGCGGACCGTCACCGTGCACGGTGCCGAGGCGGTCCGCGTCGGGTACGGAGCCGAGGCGGCGGACCGGTGGGAGCGGCTCGGCTTCGCCTCGATGGTGTGCGTGCCGCTGACGGGTACCCGGCGTGTCATCGGCGCGCTCGCCGTGGCCTGGCGCCGGGCGCACGAGCCGGACCTCGGCGAGCTGGCCGTGCTGACCGCCACCGCCGCCTACGCCGCCCGCGCCCTGGAGCGCGCCCTCTTCATCGACGAGCGGATCGACGTCGCCCGCCAGTTGCAGGACGCCATGCTCACCGAGTTGCCCCAGGTCGAGGGCTTGGAGCTGGCCGGCCTCTACCGTCCCGCCGCCGCCCGCGACCGGGTGGGCGGCGACTGGTACGACGCGTACGGGCTGCTCCCGGCCGAGGGGGCGAGCGGCGGGCCCACGCTGGCGGCGACCATCGGCGACATCACCGGCCACGACATCCGTGCGGCGACCCTGATGGGCCAGGCGCGCAGCATGCTCCGCCAGGCCGACCACGACCATCCCGGCCTCGGCCCCGCCGCCGCCGTGGAGGCCCTGCACCACTCCACCACCACCCTGGACCTCGGCCTGACCGGCACCCTCGTCCACGCCCACCTGACCCCGCGCACCCACGGCGGGTGGGAGCTCCTGTGGACCAACGCCGGGCACCCGCCGCCGCTGCTCGCCGTGCCGGGCACCCCCTGCCGTCTGCTGACCGGGCACGACATGATGCTCTACCCGGGGCTGGACGAGGGCTGGCACGAGCACCGCCAGCCGCTGCCGCCGGGCAGCACGCTGCTGCTCTACACCGACGGCCTGGTGGAGCGCCGGGGCGAGGACATCGAGGCGGGCGTGGAACGCCTGGGCGCGTTCCTGACGGAGGGGGCGGACCTCCCGCTGGAGCGGCTGACCGGTGAACTCACCCACCGCATGGCGGGGGAGGAACCAGGCGACGACGTGGCCCTGCTCGCGCTGCGCGTCCCCCTGGACGCGCCGGCGCCCCCGGACCCGGCCGGCGGAAACCCCGTGGATCCGCGGGGCCCGGCTGCCTAG
- a CDS encoding N-acetyltransferase: MTPQITTLADRPELTGALGEMPDTWPRFVLEDLVGWANFPRIAVEFPEYVLVATDQEGTVVARGYSVPFALDAPGRGGLPAGGWDQELLWAFSDLRHGRTPDTAGAVEITVARDHLGRGVSGRMVEAMRENARALGHRELVAPVRPSAKHLRPALPMAEYVRLTRAEDGLPEDPWLRVHVRAGGVVDSVAPVSMTVSGTLEQWRDWTGLPFDTEGPVEVPGALVPVHCSLTHGHAVYVEPNVWVRHRL; this comes from the coding sequence ATCACGCCGCAGATCACCACCCTGGCCGACCGCCCCGAGCTGACCGGCGCGCTGGGCGAGATGCCGGACACCTGGCCCCGGTTCGTCCTGGAGGACCTGGTCGGCTGGGCCAACTTTCCCAGGATCGCCGTGGAGTTCCCCGAGTACGTCCTGGTGGCCACCGACCAGGAGGGAACGGTGGTCGCCCGGGGGTACAGCGTGCCGTTCGCGCTCGACGCGCCCGGTCGCGGCGGGCTCCCCGCCGGAGGCTGGGACCAGGAACTGCTGTGGGCCTTCTCGGACCTGCGGCACGGCCGGACGCCCGACACGGCCGGGGCCGTCGAGATCACCGTGGCCCGCGACCACCTGGGAAGGGGTGTGTCGGGCCGCATGGTCGAGGCGATGCGCGAGAACGCCCGCGCGCTGGGTCACCGCGAACTGGTCGCCCCCGTCCGCCCGAGCGCCAAGCACCTGCGGCCTGCCCTCCCGATGGCGGAGTACGTCCGGCTGACCCGCGCCGAGGACGGCCTGCCGGAGGACCCGTGGCTGCGCGTGCACGTCCGCGCCGGCGGCGTGGTGGACTCGGTCGCGCCGGTGTCGATGACGGTCAGCGGAACCCTGGAACAGTGGCGCGACTGGACGGGCCTGCCCTTCGACACCGAGGGGCCCGTCGAGGTCCCGGGCGCGCTGGTCCCGGTCCACTGCTCGCTCACCCACGGCCACGCGGTGTACGTCGAACCGAACGTCTGGGTCCGCCACCGGCTCTGA
- a CDS encoding Scr1 family TA system antitoxin-like transcriptional regulator — protein MPRAISAGRPLTWASVRELDGSATAVETLCRGAVPPALRLTAYAAHVVRRVSPGGIGPDRHQRQRTPLTWYAPASALLAAFPRRVATAGERQAVLDQLDHCLHRLADGTLRVRLLRPEADPLPAGARGLTLYHRPAPAIPLFTVDRGDRVTLVPDSSLRTARDLLERARLHAYDPLVAARLLADRRTRLPRP, from the coding sequence GTGCCACGCGCCATCAGCGCCGGGCGCCCGCTGACCTGGGCCTCCGTAAGGGAGTTGGACGGCTCGGCGACCGCGGTCGAGACCCTGTGCCGGGGCGCCGTACCGCCCGCCCTGCGCCTTACGGCGTACGCGGCGCACGTGGTCCGGCGCGTCTCCCCCGGCGGCATCGGCCCCGACCGGCACCAGCGGCAGCGCACGCCCCTGACCTGGTACGCGCCGGCCTCCGCACTGCTGGCCGCCTTCCCCCGCCGGGTCGCGACGGCCGGGGAGCGGCAGGCGGTGCTCGACCAGCTCGACCACTGCCTGCACCGCCTGGCCGACGGTACGTTGCGCGTCCGGCTGCTGCGGCCGGAGGCGGACCCGTTGCCGGCGGGGGCGCGGGGGCTCACCCTGTACCACCGGCCCGCACCCGCCATACCGCTGTTCACGGTGGACCGGGGCGACCGCGTCACGCTGGTCCCCGACTCCTCGCTGAGGACGGCCCGCGACCTTCTGGAACGCGCCCGCCTCCACGCGTACGACCCTCTGGTCGCCGCCCGCCTCCTGGCGGACCGGCGCACTCGCCTCCCCCGCCCGTGA
- a CDS encoding ADP-ribosylglycohydrolase family protein, translated as MGTAVGTVWGRAEQQDFRSRVRGTMLGAALGDALGAPLTGLDARAVREACGDDGPDGPREAYGRRGAVTAHTQLSLFTVDGLIRAQVRRDTGAWHPPTDVHLAYRRWAATQSDWGPDERRAEDGWLARQEWLYSRRRPERSCLSGFGDRGMGTLEAVRNPEERGPGALTRSAPFGLLVGWEPGLVLQLALECAAQSHGHPAARLAAGAYALLVHGTARGEPLEAAVGRVLAGTARQPGHEAVGEALRAALDGVRQGPPDAALVAELAEDGEAEGVLAAALYAALVCEDVPHGLRLAVRHGGPSAAVGAVCGGLLGALHGETALPPAWIAELEGRATVLELADDFALEMTHGAALHGPDGASPGWLARYPRA; from the coding sequence GTGGGCACGGCCGTCGGGACCGTCTGGGGGCGGGCCGAGCAGCAGGACTTCCGGAGCCGGGTGCGCGGGACGATGCTCGGCGCGGCCCTGGGGGACGCCCTCGGCGCGCCGCTGACCGGACTCGACGCCCGCGCCGTACGCGAGGCGTGCGGCGACGACGGCCCCGACGGGCCCCGGGAGGCGTACGGGCGGCGCGGTGCCGTCACCGCCCACACCCAGCTCAGCCTCTTCACCGTGGACGGCCTGATCCGCGCCCAGGTGCGGCGCGACACCGGGGCCTGGCACCCGCCGACCGACGTCCACCTCGCCTACCGGCGCTGGGCCGCCACCCAGTCCGACTGGGGCCCCGACGAACGGCGCGCCGAGGACGGCTGGCTGGCGCGGCAGGAATGGCTGTACAGCAGGCGCCGGCCGGAGCGCAGCTGCCTCTCCGGCTTCGGGGACCGGGGCATGGGCACCCTGGAGGCGGTCCGCAACCCTGAGGAGCGCGGGCCAGGAGCGCTGACCCGGTCGGCGCCGTTCGGGTTGCTGGTCGGCTGGGAGCCGGGGCTCGTCCTCCAACTGGCCCTCGAATGCGCGGCGCAGAGCCACGGCCACCCGGCGGCCCGCCTGGCGGCGGGGGCGTACGCCCTGCTGGTGCACGGCACCGCGCGCGGCGAACCGCTGGAGGCGGCGGTCGGACGGGTGCTCGCCGGCACCGCTCGGCAGCCCGGCCACGAGGCCGTCGGCGAGGCACTGCGCGCGGCCCTCGACGGGGTCCGTCAGGGGCCGCCGGACGCGGCCCTCGTCGCGGAACTGGCCGAGGACGGCGAGGCCGAGGGAGTCCTGGCCGCCGCCCTGTACGCCGCGCTGGTCTGCGAGGACGTACCGCACGGGTTGCGGCTGGCGGTGCGGCACGGCGGGCCCTCGGCTGCGGTCGGCGCGGTCTGCGGCGGGCTGCTCGGCGCGCTGCACGGCGAGACGGCGCTGCCGCCGGCCTGGATCGCGGAGCTGGAGGGGCGGGCCACCGTGCTGGAGCTGGCCGACGACTTCGCCCTGGAGATGACGCACGGCGCCGCCCTGCACGGGCCCGACGGCGCCTCGCCGGGCTGGCTCGCCCGGTACCCGCGTGCCTGA
- a CDS encoding DUF4291 domain-containing protein translates to MTSPLPLPRPSHEIRARHTPTTVTVYQAYSPRIAGPAARDQRFPAAWKRERMTWVKPSFLWMMYRSGWARKEGQERVLAVEVDRAGFDRALAGACLSAHHPGVHPDRDAWRAALRRSPARVQWDPERDWRLQPLPHRSLQLGLSGEAVRRYADEWLVSVTDVTALAHAVHERVREGDEAGARELLPPETVYVPEGGAPGWSPA, encoded by the coding sequence ATGACCAGCCCGCTCCCCCTGCCCCGCCCCAGCCACGAGATCCGTGCCCGCCACACCCCCACCACGGTCACCGTCTACCAGGCGTACTCCCCGCGCATCGCCGGGCCCGCCGCCCGTGACCAGCGCTTCCCGGCCGCGTGGAAGCGGGAGCGGATGACGTGGGTCAAGCCGTCCTTCCTGTGGATGATGTACCGCTCGGGCTGGGCGCGGAAGGAGGGGCAGGAGCGGGTGCTGGCCGTGGAGGTCGACCGGGCGGGGTTCGACCGGGCACTCGCCGGCGCCTGCCTGTCGGCCCACCACCCCGGCGTCCACCCGGACCGCGACGCGTGGCGCGCGGCGCTGCGCCGCTCTCCCGCCCGGGTGCAGTGGGACCCCGAACGCGACTGGCGGCTCCAGCCACTGCCCCACCGTTCGCTCCAGCTCGGCCTGAGCGGTGAGGCGGTGCGCCGGTACGCGGACGAGTGGCTGGTCTCGGTCACCGACGTGACGGCACTCGCCCACGCCGTGCACGAGCGGGTGCGCGAGGGGGACGAGGCGGGGGCACGGGAGCTGCTGCCCCCGGAGACGGTGTACGTGCCGGAGGGCGGCGCGCCGGGATGGTCGCCGGCCTGA